CTACTTTGGGTTTGGGTGCTACCTTTGGCTGATATTTCTGGGAAATTTGGTTTAACGCATCCGTTGCTTGTTGAGCATCTTGGGCTTTTGGTGTCCCCTTTTGCAAACGGCGAATCACTTGGGCAATTTCACCTTTAGCTTGAGCGATCGCTTGCTGTACTGCTACTTCCTGATCAGCCCGCAAAGCTTTTTCCCGTTCCTGCAAAGCATCAGATTTTGCCGACACTTCCTTATATAAACGTTCCGCTTGCTGCAACAAACTTTGAGCTTCCGCAGCTTTGGTTTCTTGGCGGCGACGTTGCGCTTCTAACCCCGCAATCACCTGATTAACTTCGTCTGTCGCCCCTCCTACTTGAGTTTTGGCTTGTGTAATCACTTCTGGTTTTAAACCCAAACGCCGGGCAATTGTCAAGGCGTTAGAACGTCCAGGAATTCCCCACAGTAAACGATAGGTAGGCGAAAGGGTACTTTCATCAAATTCTACCGAAGCATTTTCAAATCGCTCATCTTCATACTTCAGCGCTTTTAATTCCCCAAAGTGAGTTGTCGCAATGGTTAATTGGGCATGATTGGCGAGATATTGCAACAAGGCGATCGCCAAAGCACTACCTTCCACTGGATCAGTTCCTGCACCGACTTCATCAAGTAATACCAGTGAGGAGTGGGGAGTGTGGGGAGTGTGGGGAGTGTGGGGGGAGTGTGGGGAGTCGGGAGATAAGGAAATATTTTCTGACTCTTCCTCCTGATCCAACGCATTTAAAATCCGACTAATCCGGCGAATGTGTCCAGAAAACGTAGATAAACTTTGCTGTAAAGATTGTTCATCCCCAATATCAGCTAATACCTGCTCAAACCAAGGTATTTCTACAGGTTCACGGGCGGGAACAAATAAACCTACCTTCGCCATTAAAGCTGCTAAAGCTAAGGTTTTTAAACTAACTGTTTTACCCCCGGTATTCGGTCCGGTTATCGTTACTACTCGCAGATGGGGACTAATAAGTAAATCCACAGGAACCACAGCTTGACCATGTTCGTGCTGCTGTTGCCACACTAACAGAGGATGCCGTAATTGCCTCAGAGTAATCATTTCATTGTCTTCACGGTTGATAAATCTGGGGGGATTTGCTCCTAACCAGAAACTATACCTCGCTCTGGCGGTGGCTAAATCCAACGTCGTCACAATTGCTAACAACCGTTCTAAATCTGGCTTGACTTCTGCTACTTTTTGTGTTAATGACCGGCGAATCGCTTCTTCTTCTGTTTGCTCTCTTCTAATAGTTTGCCGCAGTTGATTACCAAAAGGCACAATGGAATTAGGTTCTACGTAAAGAGTCGCCCCACTGGTGGAAGTATCATGCACAATGCCGGGAATGGCATCTTTTTGAGGTGCTTTCACCGGGATGACATAGCGATCGCCCCGTTGCGTGATAATCTGTTCTTGAACCGCTCCAGACTTTGCTTGTAAAATATTATGCAGCTTTTGAGTAATCTGACTGCGTATTTTACGTAATTCTGTGCGAATTTCTCCCAGTTTAAGGCTAGCACGATCAGTTACTTGGCCGCGTTCATCAATACAACGGTGTATTTCTTGCTCTAGTTCGGGATAAGTCCGCAAATCCGCGACTAAATCCGCCAGGGTGGGTAAATCTTCTTGGTTATCAATGACACGACGTAAATTTCTCGTTCCTGCCAAAGTCGTAGCGATCGCCAGCAGTTCATCCCCTGCTAAAATACCGCTAAGTTCGGCGCGTTCCAAGGAATCACCAATATCTTGAATTCCCTCAAAAGATAGTCCTGTGTTAGTCCGAGTTTCCAGTTGGTAGACTTCTTTAGTCTGTGCCAACAACTGCTTACTTGCTGCAAGGGATGCAGGGATGTTCAGATGAAGTGATGCGATCGCCCCTAGCTTAGTTGCCGCAAATGTGGAAAGATGCTGGCAAAGGCGATGCCATTCGAGTAGTTCTAACGTCTCAGATTGGATCAAGGCTTCAATGTCGAATCTGAAAGAATTGTAACAATTCTAGCTCCAGAAAGTTTAAAACTTAAAGGGGAAATTTTCTTTCCTCCCTATCCTGGCTATACTTCTCTGGGACTACAAAAATATGATCAATAGCTAATGATTTCCCATTTACGTTGATTTTTCAGATAATTTTCATCTTTTATCGATTTACAACAAAGCTTCTATGTGTTAATAAAATTAATGCTATCTACCAATGGACTTTCCTTAATCAACACCCTACTGGAAGAAGGTCAATTAGGCGAATTAATCCGTCAAATTAGCCAATTAGTGCGTATTGACATACTCCCCAGCCTAAAGGCATGGGGATTCTAGGCTCAAACAGCGATTGCAGGCTTTGCCTGTCTGACATCGCCTAACCCGATGGTTGATGCCCCAACCATTTTAATATTAAGCGCGGCGTTCTCATCTCTGGAGTTGACTGACTGACAAGAGGGACAACGCCACTGTCTAACTGACAAATCTAAACTGTCTAAAAGATGTCCACAATTAGCACAAGTCTTACTGCTGGGATACCATCGGTCAATAAATATCACACGTTTGTTCTTCTTTTGAGCCACCCATTCTAAGATTTGCAGAAATTCGCCAAAAGCTAGGTCTGATATTTTTCTCCCCCAAAGACGTTGCATCCCCAAGAGGTTTAAGGTTTCAAAACACAGCAGATCAAACTTTTGAACCTCCCCACGTCTAAAGCCAGGGGATTCTTGCCTACCTGAAAAAGGCGACAACGGGACATTCAAGTATCCCTCTACTCACTCAAAGAGCTTTTGCTCTCATTCGCGCATACTTTCTGAGTCCTTCATATTTTAAAGATGAACGCTCCATATCCTGCCATTATTCGCCCTTTAACTATTCCGAATCGAGTCGGATATGTCCGTTGCCGGGATTGCTCCGTACTAGGATACTTCAATGCGCTGAAGGTTATTCCTACTTGTTTTCTCGCTAATCTATTTTAACACTGTGGCTAAAGCCACGCAATCGTTTGACGGAACTTAAAAGTTCTTACCGCCTTCTCCCCATGCCTAAAGTCAGGGGCTTGCGTCTCGTTTTTCGGTCAGTTAACTCATGTGCTAATTTCCAAAACCAATCGCGTCTTTTGTGAGAAATATCTTCATACCTGCGTACCAGATTCTTTCTAGCTCTTTCACGATTAGCCGACCCTTTGGACTTTGCACAGTGGTGTCTGTGAGCTTTTTTAATCAGATGAAGCGATTGTTTGAAAAATTGGGGAGATTCAACTTTTGTGCCATCGGAGCAAGTGAGAAATGTTTTTAAACCAAAGTCAAAGCCAGCGATTTTACCTGTCTTGACTTCAACTTCGGCTTGACCACCTTCATCAACAACTACAACCATGAACAACTCACCCAATGGTGTGCGTTTAATGGTGAGAGTTTTGACTGTTCCCTCTATTTCTGCTATATAAAACCTAGACAAAACTAGACTTTACTTTCTACTTCAACGGGAGCATGGGAGCAGTTATCCCTCAGTAGACTTCACGCNNNNNNNNNNNNNNNNNNNNNNNNNNNNNNNNNNNNNNNNNNNNNNNNNNNNNNNNNNNNAGGCCAGCCGCAACATTGAGTCCGACCACGGTAATAAATTCGGGGTTGCGCCTACCGCCCGAAACATATTTTCCATACCTTCGGGGTGGAAGGGGTCATCATAGGGCATATACTTTTGAGCGCGCAGGAGATAGCAGCCATAAAAAGCGGCGCATTTTAATCCTGTTAACTTACGTGTGACACGTTTGGTAATTTCCTCTAAACCATAATCTGTGAGCAGCGCATAGAGAATATGTTTAACTTCGCTACTGCCACGATAAGGTGAACACCCTTCTTTTTGCAATAAGCCATTTACTTGTTCCACATAGCCAGGGTTGTTTGTTTGGCATTGTTTCAGGTTTTCGTTGACATGACCAATTACACCCTGACAAGTGCTGCAATGGGTAAGTAAAGGTAGATTTAATTCTTCTGCTAAAGCTATATTTCTGGCGTTGACAGTATCTTCGAGTAATTGGGAATCTTCTTTAAATGTGCCTGAACCGCAACAAGCAGCTTTTTTCAGTTCAATTAGTTCAATACCCAATGCTTGAGTTAAAGCTTGAGTTGATATATAAAGCTCTCGGCAAGCTCCTTGAGCCACACAGCCGGGGTAATAAGCGTATTTTAGCGTCTGACTTAGCATATAAATATTTTGGGATAAAGGCAGTTACCCCTGATGATAACTGTTTAATCATTTCTCGCTCAGGACGCTGATAAAAGTGTATGTATTAATTGGACATTCACGAAAAATTTAGTCAGAATTGGTAATTAGAGATATTTACCGAAAATAGTGGGTTTAAGGTTCCCCGTCCTTCTAGGAAGGCTTTTTATTTGAGCATTTAATTTATCTTTCATTATAGCGATAGTTAAAAATAATTAGGACTTACGCAAGAACTCTCTGAAACCCTCTTAACTTCGTGTCCTTTGTGTCCTTCGTGGTTCGTTTTTTCATAATACATCATTTCTGCTGAGACTCCCCGTCCCACCTACGCTAGTCAATGCAAATCATTAACCGAAGCCAAAAGGGCTAATCCTGATCTAAAATCAGTACAATCTCAGGTATTGCAACAAACGTTAAAACGAGTTGAAAACGCATTCACAAGTATGTGGGAACAAAATCATGGATTTCCTAGATTTAAAAAATCTGGAAAGATGCGTAGTTTTGTCTTCTGGCAAATGAAGGGGGATAAATTAAGTGGTGGGAGAATTAACCTACCTGTGATTGGTTGGGTTAAATTCCGACAATCCCGTTCAATCCCAGATGGGGGAGGGATGAAACAAGCACGTGTAGTCAAGCGTGTTTCTGGATGGTACGTAATGTTAACTATCCAGTGGGATATTAGTCTACCCCAACCCATGCCACACGGGGAAGCAGTAGGAATAGATGTTGGATTAACAAATTTTATTGCAACTTCTAATGGTCTTTTAGTCAAGCGTCCGAGTTTTTGTAGATGCCGTTCGCGAAGCGTGTCCCCTTGGGACTTACGCAAGCTGAATTGCTGCAACAGCGTGNNNNNNNNNNNNNNNNNNNNNNNNNNNNNNNNNNNNNNNNNNNNNNNNNNNNNNNNNNNNAATAATCCCCAGGAAGCACAGCGTTTAGTAGGGCTGAAATATGAACAGTTGCAGGAACTTTTAGACAAAGCCATTAAACTGCACAATCATAAACGAGAATTGCTTGAAGATAGAAAAGTGAGAATTATTCTGGGTGGAGGTGGTCGCAGACCAAAATTATCACCATCGGAGCAAATAATTCTCACCCTAACATATTTACGACATTTAACCACATTTCAACTATTGGGTATTCAATTTGGCGTGAGTGAAACAACTGCAAATGATACGTTTAACTATTGGTTGCCATTATTGGGAGAATTATTACCACCAAGTTTAGTAGAACAGGTAAAAAAAACTCCAGTGACTATGAAATTGTTAAAGAAGTTTTAACAGACTTTGAACTAATCGTAGATAGCTATGAACAGCCCATAGAAAGACCTTCAGAGTATCAACAGCAGGAAAAATATTACTCAGGTAAGAAGAAAATGCACACTAGAAAAAGTCAATTAATTGTTCTGCCTAATGGTAGAGATATTGTTGATGTAGTAGCTGGTGAGCCAGGACGAAAAAGTGACATAAATTTATTTCGGGAAAATAAAAATGGGTTTGAAGAGAAACAAAAATTTTCCGGTGACAAAGCTTACCAAGGAGAGAAATCAATTAAAACACCTGAAAAAAAGCCTAGAAAAAAAGAATTAAGTTCTGAACAAAAAATTCAAAATAAAGAACTGGCATCAGAGCGCATATTTGTAGAACATTTAATTCGTTTAGTGAAGATATTTAGAGTAGCTCAAGAAAGATTTAGATTAAATTCCTCTAAATACGAGCAGATAATTATGACTATTTGTGGACTCGTTAGATTACGCATTGGCACATTTATTTTGTAACTATAAAAACTTGAAATTATTTATAATAAAATTACCTCAAAGAGATCCTACTTTTGGCTAATTACCAACAACACGCATTTCTAACACCTATTCTACCGTAGAATCTCAGGATATTTGCAGTTAGCGATCGCTCACCAAAAATATCGTAACTGCAAGGGTTTGATAGTTTTCGGAGATGTCTAATAAATCTTGATTAATAAAAGACCCCACCCCTAACCCCTCCGGTGCAAGCGAGGAGGGGAAAAAGAGTACAGGGGTTTAATATGTAATTACACTGGGTTTATACTCAGCACTCAGCGCTTTCAAAAGCACTCATCTAGGCGGTAAACCATTCTGGAGAAAGTCTATTTTCTTCGGCGATAAAAGACTCAGTTGCTGTTGTGCCATTCATCGACCAAATTCTATCTACACCTGTTTGTTGGTCGCGCCAGTAAATGTCAGTTGTGCCATTACCATCGAAGTCACCCAATGATGGGGTCAAACCAGGAGCAATGCTAGGTAGGAAAGCTTCAGTACTGACTGCTGTGCCATCCATTAACCAGGCGGTGTTCTCACCAGTTACCTGATTATTCCAGAAGATATCTGTCTTACCATCGCCATTGAAGTCACCAATGGAAGATGTCCAGGATGAGTCTCGTGTTGCTAGCGCACCTTCAGTGACAAAAATACCATTCATTGTCCAAATCTTGTTCTCGCCTGTTTCTGCATTGCGCCACAGCAGGTCAGTTCTAAAGTCGCCGTTGAAATCACCAAGGGTAAAGTCCCAAGATGGGTCTTGCGATTGCAGAGCAAATTCGGATTTGTTAGTCCCATCCATGAACCAAACTTTGTTTTCACCAGTTGTTTGATTGCGCCAGAAGACATCACTTTTGCCATTACCGTCAAAATCTACAATGGTGGGAGCAAATAATGCGTCTGTGGTTTCTAGAACGGTTGCGTCAACAACTGTAGTACCATCCATTGTCCAAATAGCATTTTGACCGCTTTGGTTACTATGCCAGAAAATATCGGTTTTGCGATCGCCATTGAAATCGCCAATGCTAGCTGTCCAATTGGGGTCAACTGATTCGAGTGCAAGTGTATTAGCAACTCTTGTGCCATCCATTAGCACAATGCGATTATCGCCTGTTGTCTGATTACGCAACAAGAAGTCAGTCTTACCATCACCGTTGAAGTCGGCAATTTTGTAAGACATCGATGATAGGTCATATTGACCGAGGGAAGCTTCTTCAATAATCCTGGTTCCATCCATTAGCCGAACGATGATTTCACCTGTTTCAGCATTTACCCAAAGTTTATCTGTTTTGCCATCACCGTTGAAATCAGGAACTATCGCCGCACTGGTTAAGTAAGGATTAGGGTTGGGGTTTGATCCTCCAAATAAATTGGGAATTGTGGCTGTACTGTTGAATTGGGAGGAACTACTACTACTTGGTAAAGTAGTACTTAATTCTGAGGAAGAATCAGATAATAAAAACGCTGATTTTGCCAAAGAATTATCAAATGCTTTCTTTATTGTTTGCTCAAACACAGAGGAACTTTGCTGTCCAAACATAGTGTATTTTTATGACTTGTTGTCATATAAGTTTTACCTTTTTTGTTTAATCGGTTTCTGTTATTTCAATACCTTTTTTGTAATTTAAATATTTCTTTATGAACCTTTATTTTTAATAATTGTCACTTTTCTCAGACATTTCTAGGTTTACTTAACCAATTTATGGAAGTAAATTATCAGGATTTATAGACAATGTATAATATATATTTAGTCGCATTAATTATCATGAAAAATCTATATTTAACTAGCGCTAAATTGTGAGAGAATACTGTTATTATGAATACATTATAAAACTTTGATTGAATTGATCACAGATGTTGATAGGGTTATAAGTGATTAATGGCATAAATATTGTTTAAAATAATTGTAATTAGCAACAACATTCCCCAGTCTACAGTTGCCTAAAGTGTAGAATAATACTAAAATTAACAAATTGATTAGCTATGCAAGCAGAATATCAGCAGCGTCGTGAAAAGTTAATGGCAAAAATTGGTAATGGTACGGCGATTTTTCGCAGTGCGCCAATGGCAGTCATGCACAATGACGTGGAATATACTTATCGTCAGGACAGTGATTTTTTCTATCTGACTGGGTTTAATGAACCCCAAGCTGTAGCAGTATTAACGCCACACCATCCAGAACATCGGTTTGTGTTGTTTGTCCAACCGAAGAACCGAGAAAAGGAAGTTTGGACTGGTTATCTTTGTGGAGTAGATGCAGCCAAGGAAATGTATGGTGCTGATGCAGCTTACCCAATTGCTGAACTCGATGAAAAGTTACCCCAATATTTGGAAAAAGCCGATCGCATTTACTATCATTTAGGACGCGATCGCACTTTTAATGATAAAATCCTCACACATTACCAAAGTTTACTGCGGACATACCCCAAGCGTGGCATAGGCCCCACTGGCATCGAAGATACTGGAACCATCCTCAGCAGCATGAGATTGGTAAAAAGTCAACCTGAATTGCAATTGATGCGTCAAGCTGCCGACATCGCCGTGGAAGCACACAATCGCGCTAGGGAATTTACCGCACCCGGACGTTATGAGTACGAAATCCAGGCGGAAATAGAACATACCTTTAAGTTACGCGGTGGGATGGGGCCAGCTTATCCTTCCATTGTCGCTTCTGGGGTGAATGCCTGTGTATTACATTACATCGAAAATCATCGGCAAATGCAGGATCAGGAATTACTGCTGATTGATGCTGGTTGTGCTTATGGTTATTACAACTCTGATATTACCCGGACATTTCCAGTAGGGGGTAAGTTTACACCAGAACAAAAAACATTGTATGAGATTGTTTTAGAGGCTCAAAAACAGGCGATCGCCCAAGTAAAACCCGGTAATACTTTTAACGCAGTTCACGATGCTGCCGTGCGTGTCATCACTGAAGGATTAGTAGAAATTGGTATCCTCAAAGGTGAAATTGACAAGTTAATTGAGGAAGAAAAATATAAACCTTATTATATGCACCGCACCAGCCATTGGTTAGGTTTGGATGTTCATGATGTGGGTGTTTACCAACACGGTGAAGATAAACCGCAGATTTTGCAAGCTGGACAGGTGTTAACTGTGGAACCGGGAATTTATATAGTTCCAGATACCAAACTAGCAGAAGACCAACCAGAAACAGACCCGCGCTGGGTAGGTATTGGGATTCGCATTGAAGATGATGTTTTGGTAACGCCTACAGGCCATGAAGTTTTAACGGCTGGGGTTCCCAAAGAAGTGGCGGAAGTGGAAAGATAAAATCAATGGGATGGTTTACAGTTATCAGTTAAGAGCAAGTCCTAAGTTGACAATTTCATAGACAAAACTATACTTATATTGACAAAAATCAATATATATTTTAGGAAAAAATCAACTACTTGATATATAATACGGTGATATCAAGTATTGAATTGAGACTATTGCCGACGCGAAAACCAAGCAATGATGGTGGTAGCCTTTTTCAGAAACTTAATTGGAACACAATCGCGTCTGGCTAAGGCGTGAAAGTCTACTGAGGGATAACTGCTCCCATGCTCCCGTTGAAGTAGAAAGTAAAGTCCAGTTTTGTCTAGGTTTTATATAGCAGGGATAACTTGTTAACAGTTAACAGTTAACAGTTAACTGTTAACTGTTAACTGTTAACTGATTTAATTGCGATCGCATATCTGTTCTACAGAAATAGAAATATCTGGAAATGCCAGAGGTTGAATTGTTCCTGTAGTCAAGGTTTGTTTTGTCGCGTATTCTCCATCTAGGATGTCTCTAAACACCACTAAATGTAACTTTTTGAGATTTACAACCCAATACTCTAAAATACCTGCTGCGGCGTAGATTTTGGATTTTAGTGCTAAATCTTTCTCTAAACTAGAGTTAGCATACTCAATTAACCAAAAAATATTTTCTGGATAGGGATGATGTTCTCGATACTCCCGTCCTAAACTTTGGACAATGGCTAAATCAGGTTCGGGTTCCGAGTCGTTGGGTAGGGTAATGGGTTTAGCTTGACGTATCGTGGCACGTGTGCCTAACAAATTTGTGAGATACTGACCCGCTTCATGGCTACAATAAGCATGGGGTTCTCCTTCTGGCGACATTTCAACAATTTCTCCTTCCAATAATTCCACCTTGCGATCATCTAAAATACCAGAGTCAATCATGCTGTGATATTCGTCAATCGTCCACTTAGCCACAATCACGTTCATGATGATTGATTCCTCCCAATCATACTTTTAAAACATCTTCTTATCTTATTTTATCGGGAAATCAGGAATTAAATTATCAATTTCCTGCATTAAGCGCAAAGTTTCTGTTAAAGCAACAACGATTTTTTGATAATGAATAATTTCATCATCAGATAATACACGATTCGCATTTTTTCGATCTTTCAACCATTTATCTAATACTTGATATCCACCTATTTTAAATTCCCAAATATGTTGAGTAATATCTGTAAAATAACTCTGTTTATTGATATATACTCTTTGCAGTTCTGAATTATAAGTTACTTCACTAACTTGGTTATTTCCCTCATTTGCAAATGTGGTAATTAAATTGTTCAGTGTGGTAGATTTCATTAAATGTAAATTTACTAATTTTTCTCCTTTTTCAGCTAATGAGTCAAACAGTTTTTGATTACTGGTTAAGGGAAGACGAGGAAAATCTATTTTTAGAAATTCAGCGTATCTGCTGCGATAATTGGGACTGTGAAAAATAGCATAAGCATAGTAAAATATTGCTTCTGGGGTTGGTGTTTTACCCAGTTTATGTTTTATGGTTTCTAAAAATTTTGGGGATAAATTAGAAGTTTTTTCTATAAATAGGTTCGTTTGTTGATTTCCCGTATTTGGGTAAATGTAGAGAGGGAAAACACTTGGTCTTCCTCTATTACTAAAAAAACTACGATTATCCACTATATGATTACAAACCATAAAATGTGTATATTGATTATCTCCTGAAGCTACTTGTCTCATCGCCAATAGTCCCAGGTTATCTTGTATTAAATTTGTTAAAACTTTTTCTTGCATTCTTCTAAGAATGCTATGAAAATATGTGAATCTTATATCAAATGGTCTATAATATATTCTTTTAATTAGATGATCTTGCATTCCATCTTTGATGATCAATAATCGAGATTTAAAAAAATTCCAGTTAGAAGAATCTCCAATTTTATAAATATCAGCTATGTCTTTATCAGAAATTTTAGGGTCAGCTAATTTTTTAATAAATTCTTGAAGTTGATTTTTTTCAAAATCAACTAAAACATCATCTTTTCCCGTTTCTATGACGTTGGAATAGACTAAAAATATATCTTGAATATTCCAATAATTTTTATATTCTTTCTCTGTATCTAAAGAATAATTGATAGCTGTAAAAAAGTAATTAGGTGCTGTTGGTTGTAACTCTATCCAATCAACATTATTTAAATTTGCAGATTCCAAAAACCGATATTTATCTTCACGACTTCCCCAGAGGTCATAATACCAGACCTTTGCCATTTCCTTCACACCATCTCTGGATTTATAAGCAGTGGAAAAATAATCAGGTTCGCTTTTTTCCCGCACAGCAATTAAAATCGCTACCCCCTGCTGAATATCAAAGACATTTTGATCAACATTTCCCTCTGGTGTAGTTTCTTTTAATAAAGAATTACCATGCAAATCCATGATATATAATGTATCAAAATACTTTAATAACTCCTCTCTCATCCCCCGATGAATTAAACCATTGAGATAGGAATGATTAGTAATAAAACCAATAATCCCATAACCTTTGGGTGTTTTCTGAATTTGATATTGAGCAAAACGAATAAATTTAATATAATCATCATCCAAAGGTTGAATATTCTTTTCTTTTTCTAACCTAACTCTACCTTTATATAATTCCAGAAGTTCGCCAATATGGGTTAATTCAGTAATAGTTTTACCTGCTTTTCCAGTTTTATATTTCTTATTCCAAGCTGAACCAGTATATTCAACATCAGCCAAATATCTCTCATCTTGATTTAAGATTCTTTTGCGTTTACTCGCATTTTGGGAACTAACAGAATAAGGAGGATTTCCTAATACCACCATTACCGGAACTTCTGTTTTCACTTTTCCCGCTTGACTGGATTCTTCAGCAA
The window above is part of the Nodularia spumigena CCY9414 genome. Proteins encoded here:
- a CDS encoding endonuclease MutS2, with protein sequence MIQSETLELLEWHRLCQHLSTFAATKLGAIASLHLNIPASLAASKQLLAQTKEVYQLETRTNTGLSFEGIQDIGDSLERAELSGILAGDELLAIATTLAGTRNLRRVIDNQEDLPTLADLVADLRTYPELEQEIHRCIDERGQVTDRASLKLGEIRTELRKIRSQITQKLHNILQAKSGAVQEQIITQRGDRYVIPVKAPQKDAIPGIVHDTSTSGATLYVEPNSIVPFGNQLRQTIRREQTEEEAIRRSLTQKVAEVKPDLERLLAIVTTLDLATARARYSFWLGANPPRFINREDNEMITLRQLRHPLLVWQQQHEHGQAVVPVDLLISPHLRVVTITGPNTGGKTVSLKTLALAALMAKVGLFVPAREPVEIPWFEQVLADIGDEQSLQQSLSTFSGHIRRISRILNALDQEEESENISLSPDSPHSPHTPHTPHTPHSSLVLLDEVGAGTDPVEGSALAIALLQYLANHAQLTIATTHFGELKALKYEDERFENASVEFDESTLSPTYRLLWGIPGRSNALTIARRLGLKPEVITQAKTQVGGATDEVNQVIAGLEAQRRRQETKAAEAQSLLQQAERLYKEVSAKSDALQEREKALRADQEVAVQQAIAQAKGEIAQVIRRLQKGTPKAQDAQQATDALNQISQKYQPKVAPKPKVGFMPKVGDRVRLSQFGQTADVLTSPDADGEFSVRFGIMKMTVKLEDIESLDGQKAEPIVKPKPAPAPVTPPEQSAPAIRTSRNTVDLRGKRVADSEIVLDKAISEATGPLWIIHGHGTGKLRQGVHAFLHQHPRVSHHEPAEQADGGSGVTIAHIK
- a CDS encoding transposase — translated: MSRFYIAEIEGTVKTLTIKRTPLGELFMVVVVDEGGQAEVEVKTGKIAGFDFGLKTFLTCSDGTKVESPQFFKQSLHLIKKAHRHHCAKSKGSANRERARKNLVRRYEDISHKRRDWFWKLAHELTDRKTRRKPLTLGMGRRR
- a CDS encoding helix-turn-helix domain-containing protein; amino-acid sequence: NNPQEAQRLVGLKYEQLQELLDKAIKLHNHKRELLEDRKVRIILGGGGRRPKLSPSEQIILTLTYLRHLTTFQLLGIQFGVSETTANDTFNYWLPLLGELLPPSLVEQVKKTPVTMKLLKKF
- a CDS encoding HARBI1 family protein; amino-acid sequence: MVAIIGRIITTKFSRTGKKNSSDYEIVKEVLTDFELIVDSYEQPIERPSEYQQQEKYYSGKKKMHTRKSQLIVLPNGRDIVDVVAGEPGRKSDINLFRENKNGFEEKQKFSGDKAYQGEKSIKTPEKKPRKKELSSEQKIQNKELASERIFVEHLIRLVKIFRVAQERFRLNSSKYEQIIMTICGLVRLRIGTFIL
- a CDS encoding FG-GAP repeat domain-containing protein gives rise to the protein MFGQQSSSVFEQTIKKAFDNSLAKSAFLLSDSSSELSTTLPSSSSSSQFNSTATIPNLFGGSNPNPNPYLTSAAIVPDFNGDGKTDKLWVNAETGEIIVRLMDGTRIIEEASLGQYDLSSMSYKIADFNGDGKTDFLLRNQTTGDNRIVLMDGTRVANTLALESVDPNWTASIGDFNGDRKTDIFWHSNQSGQNAIWTMDGTTVVDATVLETTDALFAPTIVDFDGNGKSDVFWRNQTTGENKVWFMDGTNKSEFALQSQDPSWDFTLGDFNGDFRTDLLWRNAETGENKIWTMNGIFVTEGALATRDSSWTSSIGDFNGDGKTDIFWNNQVTGENTAWLMDGTAVSTEAFLPSIAPGLTPSLGDFDGNGTTDIYWRDQQTGVDRIWSMNGTTATESFIAEENRLSPEWFTA
- a CDS encoding aminopeptidase P N-terminal domain-containing protein, which translates into the protein MQAEYQQRREKLMAKIGNGTAIFRSAPMAVMHNDVEYTYRQDSDFFYLTGFNEPQAVAVLTPHHPEHRFVLFVQPKNREKEVWTGYLCGVDAAKEMYGADAAYPIAELDEKLPQYLEKADRIYYHLGRDRTFNDKILTHYQSLLRTYPKRGIGPTGIEDTGTILSSMRLVKSQPELQLMRQAADIAVEAHNRAREFTAPGRYEYEIQAEIEHTFKLRGGMGPAYPSIVASGVNACVLHYIENHRQMQDQELLLIDAGCAYGYYNSDITRTFPVGGKFTPEQKTLYEIVLEAQKQAIAQVKPGNTFNAVHDAAVRVITEGLVEIGILKGEIDKLIEEEKYKPYYMHRTSHWLGLDVHDVGVYQHGEDKPQILQAGQVLTVEPGIYIVPDTKLAEDQPETDPRWVGIGIRIEDDVLVTPTGHEVLTAGVPKEVAEVER
- a CDS encoding Uma2 family endonuclease codes for the protein MNVIVAKWTIDEYHSMIDSGILDDRKVELLEGEIVEMSPEGEPHAYCSHEAGQYLTNLLGTRATIRQAKPITLPNDSEPEPDLAIVQSLGREYREHHPYPENIFWLIEYANSSLEKDLALKSKIYAAAGILEYWVVNLKKLHLVVFRDILDGEYATKQTLTTGTIQPLAFPDISISVEQICDRN
- a CDS encoding type ISP restriction/modification enzyme, which codes for MTEFINYIQDLQTNIKRGGERSHYPSLQRLIEGLMIGINARIEEKGNQEGIPDFTIRKNDRVLGYIEAKDINVDLAKTEKTEQLKRYLESNIGYNLILTNYLEFHWYVDGECEKIAKLADLEQGEIILVDDLQPIAELLQLFIDQKAKDINNYYDLAKEMAAYTKTIRNAIFSTLNIEANTEELNKLKETFKQILILDIDNQSFADMYAQTIAYGLFTARIGHAQNPGQFTFNRTTASIYISDRIPFLKGLFDIVIATDSVSKIHKSIENLVELLNTVDMTNILETFGQETRTEDPVIHFYETFLAAYEAKLRKSRGVYYTPEPVVNFIVRAVNDILVNEEIFDLQHGLGNRKVTILDPATGTGTFLYAVIKQIRDNVSKYGIDKWNTFLRDAKLINRLFGFELLMTPYTIAHLKLGLLLGDLGYKFAPEERLKVYLTNALEEGIKQGDLIPGITQIIAEESSQAGKVKTEVPVMVVLGNPPYSVSSQNASKRKRILNQDERYLADVEYTGSAWNKKYKTGKAGKTITELTHIGELLELYKGRVRLEKEKNIQPLDDDYIKFIRFAQYQIQKTPKGYGIIGFITNHSYLNGLIHRGMREELLKYFDTLYIMDLHGNSLLKETTPEGNVDQNVFDIQQGVAILIAVREKSEPDYFSTAYKSRDGVKEMAKVWYYDLWGSREDKYRFLESANLNNVDWIELQPTAPNYFFTAINYSLDTEKEYKNYWNIQDIFLVYSNVIETGKDDVLVDFEKNQLQEFIKKLADPKISDKDIADIYKIGDSSNWNFFKSRLLIIKDGMQDHLIKRIYYRPFDIRFTYFHSILRRMQEKVLTNLIQDNLGLLAMRQVASGDNQYTHFMVCNHIVDNRSFFSNRGRPSVFPLYIYPNTGNQQTNLFIEKTSNLSPKFLETIKHKLGKTPTPEAIFYYAYAIFHSPNYRSRYAEFLKIDFPRLPLTSNQKLFDSLAEKGEKLVNLHLMKSTTLNNLITTFANEGNNQVSEVTYNSELQRVYINKQSYFTDITQHIWEFKIGGYQVLDKWLKDRKNANRVLSDDEIIHYQKIVVALTETLRLMQEIDNLIPDFPIK